In Arsenicicoccus dermatophilus, a genomic segment contains:
- the pepN gene encoding aminopeptidase N, producing the protein MTSLTRTEARHRAAAVSNPRHTVELDLAQGEETFASRTALTFDATPGAEVFVDLKATELHEAVLNGTPLAADAFADGRLQLPPLAEHNELVVRSTMSFSKDGSGLHRAVDPADGEHYVYGHSFMDAAPRVFACFDQPDLKGPYTFHVTAPSDWVVIGNGAATREGDVWHLAETRPIATYFVSICAGPYVSVTDEHDGIPLGLYARRSIQDQLETNAPQILEVTRRSFDYFHELFGIRYPFGKYDQVWVPEFNAGAMENPGCVVLRDEYLFRSAVTHAELLGRDNTVSHEMAHMWFGDLVTLAWWDDLWLNESFAEYMASRCVVETGLYPDAWADQGIVRKAWGYAAERSPSTHPVAGNGSQDALAALQNFDGISYAKGSAALRQLIAYIGDEAFVAGVRDYLSRHAHGNAEMHDFFAAMERAHGSSLEDWTTAWLRTAGLDQVRVDLDHAEESDIVVRAELVRTTPEDHPADRSHALDVAGWTDGVEVVRARATLDQDRQVVPELLDRPRPALVVPNAADLTWANVALDAESLRRLPEQLPQLGDLAARVVVWNALVDGVALATVDPRLAVDVFCAAWPRETDDSVLSAVGGWMTGTVIGVYLPAEERDGARERVASAASEALAAADPGSTRALAAARVVARSSRDEQLLRGWYAGRDLPEGLAGDADFRWLVTTTLAADDRLSVAELDQAREQDRTVTGTLAWLAARAARPLAQDKAWAWAELTEQRGRSNHEMNALAGRFWTTGDSALLQEYVGRYFTDIPAMCAWVGDDAMARVAKLAYPVHVADLGTLDASERTLREADLTAAVRRGMVDQETILRQVLASRQAFPG; encoded by the coding sequence ATGACGAGCCTGACCCGCACCGAGGCGCGCCATCGCGCGGCCGCCGTGAGTAACCCCCGCCATACCGTCGAGCTGGACCTGGCCCAGGGGGAGGAGACCTTCGCCAGCCGGACGGCCCTGACCTTCGACGCGACGCCGGGGGCCGAGGTCTTCGTCGACCTCAAGGCCACCGAGCTGCACGAGGCGGTGCTCAACGGCACGCCCCTCGCCGCCGATGCCTTCGCGGACGGGCGGCTGCAGCTGCCCCCGCTGGCCGAGCACAACGAGCTCGTGGTGCGTTCGACGATGAGCTTCAGCAAGGACGGGTCCGGTCTGCACCGGGCGGTCGACCCGGCCGACGGCGAGCACTATGTCTACGGCCACTCGTTCATGGACGCGGCGCCGCGGGTCTTCGCCTGCTTCGACCAGCCGGACCTCAAGGGGCCCTACACCTTCCACGTGACCGCGCCGAGCGACTGGGTGGTGATCGGCAACGGCGCGGCCACCCGCGAGGGCGACGTCTGGCACCTGGCCGAGACCCGGCCGATCGCGACCTACTTCGTGTCGATCTGCGCCGGCCCCTACGTCTCGGTGACCGACGAGCACGACGGGATCCCGCTGGGGCTCTATGCCCGCCGCTCCATCCAGGACCAGCTCGAGACCAACGCGCCGCAGATCCTCGAGGTCACCCGGCGCAGCTTCGACTACTTCCACGAGCTCTTCGGGATCCGTTATCCCTTCGGCAAGTACGACCAGGTGTGGGTGCCGGAGTTCAACGCCGGCGCGATGGAGAACCCGGGCTGCGTGGTCCTGCGCGACGAGTACCTCTTCCGCTCCGCGGTCACCCACGCCGAGCTCCTCGGCCGGGACAACACCGTCAGCCACGAGATGGCGCACATGTGGTTCGGCGACCTGGTGACGCTGGCCTGGTGGGACGACCTGTGGCTCAACGAGTCCTTCGCGGAGTACATGGCCTCCCGCTGCGTCGTGGAGACCGGGCTGTACCCCGACGCCTGGGCCGACCAGGGCATCGTGCGCAAGGCCTGGGGCTACGCCGCGGAGCGCTCGCCGTCGACGCACCCGGTGGCGGGCAACGGGTCGCAGGACGCGCTGGCCGCCCTGCAGAACTTCGACGGCATCTCCTATGCCAAGGGCTCGGCCGCGCTGCGCCAGCTGATCGCCTACATCGGCGACGAGGCCTTCGTCGCCGGCGTGCGTGACTACCTCTCGCGGCACGCGCACGGCAACGCCGAGATGCACGACTTCTTCGCCGCGATGGAGCGCGCCCACGGGTCCTCCCTGGAGGACTGGACCACGGCCTGGCTGCGCACGGCCGGCCTGGACCAGGTCCGGGTCGACCTGGACCACGCCGAGGAGTCCGACATCGTGGTCCGCGCCGAGCTGGTGCGCACCACCCCCGAGGACCACCCCGCCGACCGCTCGCACGCCTTGGACGTCGCGGGCTGGACCGACGGCGTCGAGGTGGTGCGCGCCCGCGCGACCCTCGACCAGGACCGCCAGGTCGTCCCCGAGCTGCTCGACCGTCCCCGGCCGGCCCTGGTCGTGCCCAACGCCGCCGACCTGACCTGGGCCAACGTCGCCCTCGACGCCGAGTCGCTGCGTCGTCTGCCCGAGCAGCTCCCCCAGCTGGGCGACCTCGCGGCCCGCGTGGTGGTCTGGAACGCCCTCGTCGACGGGGTCGCCCTCGCCACCGTCGACCCGCGGCTGGCCGTCGACGTCTTCTGCGCCGCCTGGCCGCGCGAGACCGACGACTCGGTGCTGTCCGCCGTGGGCGGCTGGATGACCGGCACCGTGATCGGGGTCTACCTGCCTGCCGAGGAGCGCGACGGGGCCCGCGAGCGGGTCGCGTCGGCCGCGTCCGAGGCGCTCGCGGCGGCCGATCCCGGCTCCACGCGGGCGCTCGCGGCGGCCCGGGTGGTGGCGCGCAGCTCCCGGGACGAGCAGCTGCTCCGTGGGTGGTATGCCGGTCGGGACCTGCCCGAGGGTCTGGCGGGAGACGCCGACTTCCGGTGGCTCGTCACGACCACCCTCGCCGCCGACGACCGCCTCTCCGTGGCCGAGCTGGACCAGGCCCGCGAGCAGGACCGCACGGTCACGGGCACGCTCGCCTGGCTGGCCGCCCGCGCCGCCCGCCCGCTCGCCCAGGACAAGGCCTGGGCCTGGGCCGAGCTCACCGAGCAGCGTGGTCGCTCCAACCACGAGATGAACGCCCTGGCGGGTCGCTTCTGGACCACGGGGGACAGTGCCCTGCTGCAGGAGTACGTCGGGCGTTACTTCACCGACATACCGGCCATGTGCGCCTGGGTCGGTGACGACGCGATGGCCCGGGTCGCCAAGCTCGCCTACCCGGTCCACGTGGCCGACCTGGGGACGCTGGACGCCTCCGAGCGCACCCTGCGCGAGGCCGACCTCACCGCGGCCGTGCGCCGCGGCATGGTCGACCAGGAGACGATCCTGCGTCAGGTGCTCGCCTCGCGGCAGGCCTTCCCGGGCTGA
- a CDS encoding diguanylate cyclase domain-containing protein, which yields MSATAWTRAQAQPRRQQVPEARYMLCVAPLGAIVVGAFDLASSGGVTSDGMLGFVLVALFYLLQVGLTLRSPGWVETWWSPAVAVCATLATALFSIFLVAPRPGVAWFWLVGMVGMLAGYLCQPRRAVVVWCLVTVLSVLLMGPVERPLASSLGLVSCAVVANLLPATAASVGLGRIRRRERAVLQTTRLDPVTEVLNRRGLEHELREWSLEPDAQQSVAVISITLDGFEEAVAAWGGAVSDQVLARVGAGLGKAHHRSHLVSRFVDHEFVVVSDVEPELLVPSLLRAVRMASPQRPVTASAGVVAGVPLDLLVSGQLVPMVERARQMVTRAQVSVDATATETFDPEGYQPIGVPAPVTTPPPPVEHGRLPWSPAEWRVLGWWLAASGLLLSALPRVAPWDLQHSAMAAAACLVLAGGGVWLAQHPHPDVRVAQALVLLLVPTSVGVVAGSGSTDVRAMAMQLVTFPVLMAGTLLSPKFTRTMAVLLPLQTAAAALMGPEPARDGLALALATVVFAGAAAVLAVHIRLESGAALATLHALSQTDPTTGVLTREGLSRDYLELPPSNRSGVLLARVLPRGEGPTLSLENDLVLVATSLHELARGRGLVGRVSTRDLAMVIPTADRLALLRRRLDADLEDNAPDVRVVVGIAHTDHHTESGLWEALAEADLSVRHQLTGRQTDSHLVPADPVG from the coding sequence ATGAGCGCGACGGCCTGGACGAGGGCGCAGGCGCAGCCCCGTCGGCAGCAGGTCCCGGAGGCGCGCTACATGCTCTGCGTGGCGCCTCTCGGCGCGATCGTCGTGGGTGCCTTCGACCTGGCCTCGTCCGGCGGGGTGACCTCCGACGGGATGCTCGGCTTCGTCCTGGTGGCGCTGTTCTACCTCCTGCAGGTGGGCCTGACGCTGCGCTCGCCCGGCTGGGTGGAGACCTGGTGGTCCCCGGCGGTGGCGGTCTGCGCGACCCTGGCCACGGCGCTCTTCTCGATCTTCCTGGTGGCTCCCCGTCCGGGGGTGGCGTGGTTCTGGCTGGTGGGGATGGTCGGGATGCTGGCGGGCTACCTGTGCCAGCCGCGTCGCGCCGTCGTCGTCTGGTGCCTCGTCACGGTCCTGTCGGTCCTGCTGATGGGACCCGTCGAGCGTCCGCTCGCGTCCTCCCTGGGCCTGGTGTCGTGCGCGGTCGTGGCCAACCTGCTGCCGGCGACGGCGGCGTCGGTGGGCCTCGGGCGCATCCGGCGGCGGGAGCGGGCGGTGCTGCAGACGACCCGCCTCGACCCGGTCACCGAGGTGCTCAACCGCCGCGGGCTCGAGCACGAGCTGCGCGAGTGGAGCCTGGAGCCGGACGCGCAGCAGTCCGTGGCGGTCATCTCGATCACCCTCGACGGCTTCGAGGAGGCGGTGGCGGCGTGGGGCGGCGCGGTCTCGGACCAGGTGCTGGCCCGCGTGGGTGCCGGGCTGGGCAAGGCGCACCACCGCAGCCACCTGGTGAGCCGCTTCGTGGACCACGAGTTCGTCGTGGTCAGCGACGTGGAGCCGGAGCTGCTCGTGCCGAGCCTGCTCCGGGCGGTGCGCATGGCGAGCCCGCAGCGTCCGGTCACCGCGAGCGCCGGCGTGGTCGCCGGGGTCCCGCTGGATCTCCTGGTCTCCGGACAGCTCGTCCCGATGGTGGAGCGGGCCCGTCAGATGGTGACCCGGGCGCAGGTGTCCGTCGACGCCACGGCGACCGAGACCTTCGACCCGGAGGGCTACCAGCCGATCGGGGTGCCCGCCCCGGTGACGACGCCGCCCCCGCCCGTCGAGCACGGGCGGCTGCCGTGGTCGCCGGCGGAGTGGCGGGTCCTCGGCTGGTGGCTGGCCGCGTCCGGCCTCCTGCTGAGCGCGCTGCCGCGCGTGGCCCCCTGGGACCTGCAGCACAGCGCGATGGCGGCCGCGGCCTGCCTGGTGCTGGCGGGTGGCGGGGTGTGGCTCGCCCAGCACCCGCACCCGGACGTGCGGGTGGCGCAGGCCCTGGTGCTGCTCCTCGTGCCCACGAGCGTGGGGGTCGTCGCCGGGTCGGGGTCCACGGACGTCCGCGCGATGGCCATGCAGCTCGTGACCTTCCCCGTGCTGATGGCCGGCACGCTGCTGTCGCCCAAGTTCACCAGGACGATGGCGGTGCTGCTCCCGCTGCAGACGGCTGCCGCCGCGCTGATGGGCCCCGAGCCCGCGCGGGACGGTCTGGCCCTGGCGCTGGCCACCGTCGTGTTCGCCGGGGCGGCGGCGGTGCTCGCCGTGCACATCCGGCTGGAGAGCGGCGCGGCCCTGGCCACCCTGCACGCCCTGTCCCAGACCGATCCGACGACCGGCGTCCTCACCCGCGAAGGTCTGTCCCGCGACTACCTCGAGCTGCCGCCGTCCAACCGCAGCGGCGTGCTCCTGGCCCGCGTGCTGCCGCGGGGCGAGGGGCCGACCCTGTCCCTGGAGAACGACCTGGTCCTCGTGGCGACGAGCCTGCACGAGCTGGCGCGCGGCCGTGGCCTGGTGGGCCGGGTGAGCACCCGGGACCTGGCGATGGTGATCCCGACCGCCGATCGGCTGGCGCTGCTGCGACGCCGGCTCGACGCCGACCTGGAGGACAACGCCCCCGACGTGAGGGTCGTCGTCGGCATCGCCCACACCGACCACCACACCGAGTCCGGCCTGTGGGAGGCGCTGGCGGAGGCGGACCTGTCGGTGCGGCACCAGCTGACGGGCCGGCAGACCGACAGCCACCTGGTGCCGGCCGATCCCGTCGGCTGA
- a CDS encoding D-arabinono-1,4-lactone oxidase, with protein MTTWTNWAGNQVCSPERVPRPVTADEVAALLVEAGERGSRVKPVGAGHSFTGIALTDGVQVSLDAMSGLVAVDRQTHRVRVRAGTRLHVLNALLHDQGLAMANLGDIDRQSIAGALATGTHGTGATLPGLAGLVEALEIVTPDGQVRRCDREHDRELFDAARVGLGALGIVTEVTLACVPAFRIEAREEPDTLAGVLDDLARHVDEHDHFELFWFPHTDRVLTKHHRRLAPGDDSGRALPAWRVVLDDRLLSNTVFDLTCRLAARVPATTCAINAVAARALSARTYTDASHRVFASERSVRFVESEYAVPRAALPEVLRELERWLERTGDRVSFPVEVRFAAADDAWLSTGHERDNAYVAVHRYHREDPRAYFAAFEQVVAAHEGRPHWGKVHSLGPDRLAAVYPRYDDFRALRDRLDPGRTLANAYLEQVLGG; from the coding sequence ATGACCACGTGGACCAACTGGGCGGGCAACCAGGTGTGCTCGCCGGAGCGGGTCCCCCGGCCGGTGACCGCCGACGAGGTGGCGGCGCTGCTCGTCGAGGCCGGCGAGCGGGGGAGCAGGGTCAAGCCGGTCGGCGCCGGCCACTCGTTCACCGGGATCGCCCTGACCGACGGCGTGCAGGTGAGCCTGGACGCGATGAGCGGCCTGGTCGCCGTCGACCGGCAGACCCACCGGGTGCGGGTCCGCGCGGGCACCCGGCTGCACGTCCTGAACGCGCTGCTGCACGACCAGGGGCTGGCGATGGCCAACCTGGGCGACATCGACCGCCAGTCGATCGCCGGGGCCCTGGCGACGGGCACCCACGGCACCGGAGCCACCCTGCCCGGGCTCGCGGGGCTGGTGGAGGCCCTGGAGATCGTCACTCCGGACGGCCAGGTGCGCCGCTGCGACCGCGAGCACGACCGCGAGCTTTTCGACGCCGCACGGGTCGGCCTGGGGGCGCTCGGGATCGTCACCGAGGTGACGCTGGCGTGCGTGCCGGCCTTCCGGATCGAGGCGCGCGAGGAGCCGGACACCCTGGCCGGGGTCCTGGACGACCTGGCCCGTCACGTCGACGAGCACGACCACTTCGAGCTCTTCTGGTTCCCGCACACCGACCGGGTCCTCACCAAGCACCACCGCCGGCTGGCGCCCGGGGACGACAGCGGCCGCGCGCTGCCGGCCTGGCGGGTCGTGCTCGACGACCGGCTGCTGTCCAACACGGTCTTCGACCTCACCTGCCGGCTGGCGGCGCGGGTCCCCGCCACCACCTGCGCGATCAACGCCGTCGCCGCCCGGGCGCTGTCGGCGCGGACCTACACCGATGCCTCGCACCGGGTCTTCGCCAGCGAGCGATCGGTGCGGTTCGTGGAGAGCGAGTATGCCGTGCCCCGTGCCGCCCTCCCGGAGGTGCTGCGCGAGCTCGAGCGGTGGCTGGAGCGCACGGGGGACCGGGTGTCCTTCCCCGTGGAGGTGCGTTTCGCGGCGGCCGACGACGCGTGGCTGTCCACGGGTCACGAGCGGGACAACGCCTACGTGGCCGTCCACCGCTACCACCGCGAGGACCCGCGGGCCTACTTCGCGGCCTTCGAGCAGGTCGTCGCCGCCCACGAGGGCCGGCCGCACTGGGGCAAGGTGCACTCCCTCGGGCCGGACCGGCTCGCCGCGGTCTACCCGCGCTACGACGACTTCCGGGCGCTGCGGGACCGGCTCGACCCGGGGCGCACGCTCGCCAACGCCTACCTCGAGCAGGTCCTCGGCGGGTGA